The Bombus vancouverensis nearcticus chromosome 2, iyBomVanc1_principal, whole genome shotgun sequence genome window below encodes:
- the LOC117163175 gene encoding transmembrane protein 62 isoform X3, with amino-acid sequence MKITKSTVILLVFVLMLSIFVANVADLINVDNHILDDTLHNKDVKKGWSEPKFYDIGESFDQLMWFLQISDIHISIFQDPFRITELKEFCNVTVSSIKPTVVLASGDLTDAKAKDKMGSKQILEEWKYYKRVLDDTEVTRKTLWLDVRGNHDNFNVLSLESKNNYYSNYSIQGQKHPRSYMYTINVGSKYYTFIAIDACLKPGPRRPFNFVGMLDEHEIKSIYNLVDKSKDNNADFIIWFGHYPTSCILSQTNTSIRNIIGKHKESMVYLCGHYHTLGGAVPNMYTLQRGGFLELELADWKDNRMYRLGAIDHGQFSFIDVKHKEWPVVLITNPKHALYTMPRKENIISVIKSTHIRILAFSIALIKIVEVQLDDEPWSECEHVKGPLYVLRWNTTDYRKGIHTIRVRVSDMDEREATVVQPFALDGSRLSFRVLPRLILMSNVSNIFQFLFGTVLVLLVIPLCVLRFLHILCERKQMHRPRFRIQFFYSWVRKLWILSTVDRLFFPLVLYTLYLTVGPWAVGEVIENQTGVIFAWGTFIGKSFLPGAFTYAYGFFQLFSFHLPLMLILANRVDKRLQNIKPNEKPLSKICFVLQYLPIILLIMMQTCMAYFFWLAYGTLATILCPLRTWSIFLAIMLWHQVDTMPYSCLRSAAKVWSPLGRRLDEMYRVAHSRKPSSFFPTPTYISKLYPCNKKQN; translated from the exons ATGAAAATAACGAAATCCACCGTAATCCTCCTAGTCTTTGTACTAATGTTATCGATATTTGTAGCAAATGTTGCTGATCTGATCAATGTTGATAATCATATACTAGATGATACTTTGCATAACAAGGATGTGAAAAAAGGATGGTCAGAGCCAAAATTTTATGATATTGGAGAATCTTTTGACCAGCTAATGTGGTTTTTACAG ATATCAGATATACATATAAGCATATTTCAAGATCCATTTAGAATAACAGAGCTAAAGGAATTTTGTAATGTTACTGTGAGCAGTATTAAACCTACTGTTGTTCTTGCTTCAG GTGATCTCACAGATGCAAAAGCCAAGGATAAAATGGGATCAAAGCAAATATTGGAAGAATGGAAATATTATAAGCGTGTTTTAGATGATACTGAAGTTACCAGAAAGACTTTGTGGTTAGATGTGAGAGGCAATCATG aTAATTTCAATGTATTAAGTCTTGAatcaaaaaataattattattcaaactATTCCATTCAAGGACAGAAGCACCCAAGATCTTATATGTATACCATAAATGTTGGTtcaaaatattatacatttattgcAATAGATGCTTGCTTAAAACCTGGCCCGAGAAGACCATTCAATTTTGTTGGCATGTTAGATGAGCatgaaattaaaagtatatacaATTTAGTAGATAAGTCCAAGGATAATAATGCAGATTTTATAATATGGTTTGGTCATTATCCCACATCCTGCATACTATCACAAACTAATACCAGCATTAGAAATATCATAG GCAAACATAAAGAAAGTATGGTATATCTTTGTGGACATTATCATACGCTTGGCGGAGCAGTGCCTAATATGTACACTCTACAACGAGGAGGATTCCTTGAATTAGAGTTAGCAGATTGGAAAGATAACAGAAT GTATCGTTTAGGAGCAATTGACCATGGTCAATTTTCGTTCATTGATGTAAAACACAAAGAATGGCCTGTAGTACTAATAACTAATCCTAAACATGCTTTGTATACAATGCCCAGGAAAGAGAATATAATATCTGTTATTAAATCTACACATATTag GATATTGGCATTCTCGATAGCGTTAATAAAGATTGTCGAGGTTCAGTTAGATGATGAACCTTGGTCTGAATGTGAACATGTTAAAGGACCACTCTATGTTTTGAGATGGAACACCACAGATTATAGAAAGGGAATACATACTATTCGA GTAAGGGTTTCCGACATGGATGAAAGAGAAGCAACAGTAGTTCAACCATTTGCTCTTGATGGATCACGTTTATCATTTCGTGTTTTACCTAGACTTATACTTATGTCTAACGTTAGTAATATT TTCCAATTCCTCTTTGGAACAGTATTAGTTTTATTAGTAATCCCATTGTGTGTACTTCGTTTCCTTCATATATTGTGTGAGA GGAAACAGATGCATCGACCAAGAttcagaatacaatttttttattcatgGGTTAGAAAATTATGGATATTATCTACagttgatcgtctgttttttccATTAGTATTGTATACATTATATTTAACAGTTG GTCCATGGGCTGTTGGTGAAGTAATAGAAAATCAGACGGGTGTAATTTTTGCATGGGGAACATTTATTGGAAAATCTTTCTTACCCGGTGCTTTTACTTATGCTTACGGATTTTtccaattattttcttttcatctaCCATTGATGCTAATCTTAGCTAATAGAGTGGATAAACG gttacaaaatattaaaccaAATGAGAAACCATTATCTAAGATTTGTTTTGTCCTACAATATTTaccaataatattattaatcatGATGCAAACGTGTATGGCTTATTTCTTCTGGCTAGCATATGGGACATTGGCTACCATATTATGTCCTTTACGCACTTGGAGTATATTTTTAGCAATCATGTTGTGGCATCAAGTAGATACAATGCCATATTCATGTCTAAG GTCTGCTGCAAAAGTATGGTCTCCCCTTG ggAGGCGCCTTGACGAAATGTATAGAGTTGCACATAGTAGGAAGCCCTCCTCATTTTTTCCAACGcctacgtatatat CCAAACTTTATCCATGTAACAAGaagcaaaattaa
- the LOC117163175 gene encoding transmembrane protein 62 isoform X1 gives MKITKSTVILLVFVLMLSIFVANVADLINVDNHILDDTLHNKDVKKGWSEPKFYDIGESFDQLMWFLQISDIHISIFQDPFRITELKEFCNVTVSSIKPTVVLASGDLTDAKAKDKMGSKQILEEWKYYKRVLDDTEVTRKTLWLDVRGNHDNFNVLSLESKNNYYSNYSIQGQKHPRSYMYTINVGSKYYTFIAIDACLKPGPRRPFNFVGMLDEHEIKSIYNLVDKSKDNNADFIIWFGHYPTSCILSQTNTSIRNIIGKHKESMVYLCGHYHTLGGAVPNMYTLQRGGFLELELADWKDNRMYRLGAIDHGQFSFIDVKHKEWPVVLITNPKHALYTMPRKENIISVIKSTHIRILAFSIALIKIVEVQLDDEPWSECEHVKGPLYVLRWNTTDYRKGIHTIRVRVSDMDEREATVVQPFALDGSRLSFRVLPRLILMSNVSNIFQFLFGTVLVLLVIPLCVLRFLHILCERKQMHRPRFRIQFFYSWVRKLWILSTVDRLFFPLVLYTLYLTVGPWAVGEVIENQTGVIFAWGTFIGKSFLPGAFTYAYGFFQLFSFHLPLMLILANRVDKRLQNIKPNEKPLSKICFVLQYLPIILLIMMQTCMAYFFWLAYGTLATILCPLRTWSIFLAIMLWHQVDTMPYSCLRSAAKVWSPLGRRLDEMYRVAHSRKPSSFFPTPTYICMYVYFYLLTSYISN, from the exons ATGAAAATAACGAAATCCACCGTAATCCTCCTAGTCTTTGTACTAATGTTATCGATATTTGTAGCAAATGTTGCTGATCTGATCAATGTTGATAATCATATACTAGATGATACTTTGCATAACAAGGATGTGAAAAAAGGATGGTCAGAGCCAAAATTTTATGATATTGGAGAATCTTTTGACCAGCTAATGTGGTTTTTACAG ATATCAGATATACATATAAGCATATTTCAAGATCCATTTAGAATAACAGAGCTAAAGGAATTTTGTAATGTTACTGTGAGCAGTATTAAACCTACTGTTGTTCTTGCTTCAG GTGATCTCACAGATGCAAAAGCCAAGGATAAAATGGGATCAAAGCAAATATTGGAAGAATGGAAATATTATAAGCGTGTTTTAGATGATACTGAAGTTACCAGAAAGACTTTGTGGTTAGATGTGAGAGGCAATCATG aTAATTTCAATGTATTAAGTCTTGAatcaaaaaataattattattcaaactATTCCATTCAAGGACAGAAGCACCCAAGATCTTATATGTATACCATAAATGTTGGTtcaaaatattatacatttattgcAATAGATGCTTGCTTAAAACCTGGCCCGAGAAGACCATTCAATTTTGTTGGCATGTTAGATGAGCatgaaattaaaagtatatacaATTTAGTAGATAAGTCCAAGGATAATAATGCAGATTTTATAATATGGTTTGGTCATTATCCCACATCCTGCATACTATCACAAACTAATACCAGCATTAGAAATATCATAG GCAAACATAAAGAAAGTATGGTATATCTTTGTGGACATTATCATACGCTTGGCGGAGCAGTGCCTAATATGTACACTCTACAACGAGGAGGATTCCTTGAATTAGAGTTAGCAGATTGGAAAGATAACAGAAT GTATCGTTTAGGAGCAATTGACCATGGTCAATTTTCGTTCATTGATGTAAAACACAAAGAATGGCCTGTAGTACTAATAACTAATCCTAAACATGCTTTGTATACAATGCCCAGGAAAGAGAATATAATATCTGTTATTAAATCTACACATATTag GATATTGGCATTCTCGATAGCGTTAATAAAGATTGTCGAGGTTCAGTTAGATGATGAACCTTGGTCTGAATGTGAACATGTTAAAGGACCACTCTATGTTTTGAGATGGAACACCACAGATTATAGAAAGGGAATACATACTATTCGA GTAAGGGTTTCCGACATGGATGAAAGAGAAGCAACAGTAGTTCAACCATTTGCTCTTGATGGATCACGTTTATCATTTCGTGTTTTACCTAGACTTATACTTATGTCTAACGTTAGTAATATT TTCCAATTCCTCTTTGGAACAGTATTAGTTTTATTAGTAATCCCATTGTGTGTACTTCGTTTCCTTCATATATTGTGTGAGA GGAAACAGATGCATCGACCAAGAttcagaatacaatttttttattcatgGGTTAGAAAATTATGGATATTATCTACagttgatcgtctgttttttccATTAGTATTGTATACATTATATTTAACAGTTG GTCCATGGGCTGTTGGTGAAGTAATAGAAAATCAGACGGGTGTAATTTTTGCATGGGGAACATTTATTGGAAAATCTTTCTTACCCGGTGCTTTTACTTATGCTTACGGATTTTtccaattattttcttttcatctaCCATTGATGCTAATCTTAGCTAATAGAGTGGATAAACG gttacaaaatattaaaccaAATGAGAAACCATTATCTAAGATTTGTTTTGTCCTACAATATTTaccaataatattattaatcatGATGCAAACGTGTATGGCTTATTTCTTCTGGCTAGCATATGGGACATTGGCTACCATATTATGTCCTTTACGCACTTGGAGTATATTTTTAGCAATCATGTTGTGGCATCAAGTAGATACAATGCCATATTCATGTCTAAG GTCTGCTGCAAAAGTATGGTCTCCCCTTG ggAGGCGCCTTGACGAAATGTATAGAGTTGCACATAGTAGGAAGCCCTCCTCATTTTTTCCAACGcctacgtatatatgtatgtatgtctatttttatttacttactTCTTATATATCAAATTGA
- the LOC117163175 gene encoding transmembrane protein 62 isoform X4: MKITKSTVILLVFVLMLSIFVANVADLINVDNHILDDTLHNKDVKKGWSEPKFYDIGESFDQLMWFLQISDIHISIFQDPFRITELKEFCNVTVSSIKPTVVLASGDLTDAKAKDKMGSKQILEEWKYYKRVLDDTEVTRKTLWLDVRGNHDNFNVLSLESKNNYYSNYSIQGQKHPRSYMYTINVGSKYYTFIAIDACLKPGPRRPFNFVGMLDEHEIKSIYNLVDKSKDNNADFIIWFGHYPTSCILSQTNTSIRNIIGKHKESMVYLCGHYHTLGGAVPNMYTLQRGGFLELELADWKDNRMYRLGAIDHGQFSFIDVKHKEWPVVLITNPKHALYTMPRKENIISVIKSTHIRILAFSIALIKIVEVQLDDEPWSECEHVKGPLYVLRWNTTDYRKGIHTIRVRVSDMDEREATVVQPFALDGSRLSFRVLPRLILMSNVSNIFQFLFGTVLVLLVIPLCVLRFLHILCERKQMHRPRFRIQFFYSWVRKLWILSTVDRLFFPLVLYTLYLTVGPWAVGEVIENQTGVIFAWGTFIGKSFLPGAFTYAYGFFQLFSFHLPLMLILANRVDKRLQNIKPNEKPLSKICFVLQYLPIILLIMMQTCMAYFFWLAYGTLATILCPLRTWSIFLAIMLWHQVDTMPYSCLRSAAKVWSPLGRRLDEMYRVAHSRKPSSFFPTPTYIWFSIVRLPR, from the exons ATGAAAATAACGAAATCCACCGTAATCCTCCTAGTCTTTGTACTAATGTTATCGATATTTGTAGCAAATGTTGCTGATCTGATCAATGTTGATAATCATATACTAGATGATACTTTGCATAACAAGGATGTGAAAAAAGGATGGTCAGAGCCAAAATTTTATGATATTGGAGAATCTTTTGACCAGCTAATGTGGTTTTTACAG ATATCAGATATACATATAAGCATATTTCAAGATCCATTTAGAATAACAGAGCTAAAGGAATTTTGTAATGTTACTGTGAGCAGTATTAAACCTACTGTTGTTCTTGCTTCAG GTGATCTCACAGATGCAAAAGCCAAGGATAAAATGGGATCAAAGCAAATATTGGAAGAATGGAAATATTATAAGCGTGTTTTAGATGATACTGAAGTTACCAGAAAGACTTTGTGGTTAGATGTGAGAGGCAATCATG aTAATTTCAATGTATTAAGTCTTGAatcaaaaaataattattattcaaactATTCCATTCAAGGACAGAAGCACCCAAGATCTTATATGTATACCATAAATGTTGGTtcaaaatattatacatttattgcAATAGATGCTTGCTTAAAACCTGGCCCGAGAAGACCATTCAATTTTGTTGGCATGTTAGATGAGCatgaaattaaaagtatatacaATTTAGTAGATAAGTCCAAGGATAATAATGCAGATTTTATAATATGGTTTGGTCATTATCCCACATCCTGCATACTATCACAAACTAATACCAGCATTAGAAATATCATAG GCAAACATAAAGAAAGTATGGTATATCTTTGTGGACATTATCATACGCTTGGCGGAGCAGTGCCTAATATGTACACTCTACAACGAGGAGGATTCCTTGAATTAGAGTTAGCAGATTGGAAAGATAACAGAAT GTATCGTTTAGGAGCAATTGACCATGGTCAATTTTCGTTCATTGATGTAAAACACAAAGAATGGCCTGTAGTACTAATAACTAATCCTAAACATGCTTTGTATACAATGCCCAGGAAAGAGAATATAATATCTGTTATTAAATCTACACATATTag GATATTGGCATTCTCGATAGCGTTAATAAAGATTGTCGAGGTTCAGTTAGATGATGAACCTTGGTCTGAATGTGAACATGTTAAAGGACCACTCTATGTTTTGAGATGGAACACCACAGATTATAGAAAGGGAATACATACTATTCGA GTAAGGGTTTCCGACATGGATGAAAGAGAAGCAACAGTAGTTCAACCATTTGCTCTTGATGGATCACGTTTATCATTTCGTGTTTTACCTAGACTTATACTTATGTCTAACGTTAGTAATATT TTCCAATTCCTCTTTGGAACAGTATTAGTTTTATTAGTAATCCCATTGTGTGTACTTCGTTTCCTTCATATATTGTGTGAGA GGAAACAGATGCATCGACCAAGAttcagaatacaatttttttattcatgGGTTAGAAAATTATGGATATTATCTACagttgatcgtctgttttttccATTAGTATTGTATACATTATATTTAACAGTTG GTCCATGGGCTGTTGGTGAAGTAATAGAAAATCAGACGGGTGTAATTTTTGCATGGGGAACATTTATTGGAAAATCTTTCTTACCCGGTGCTTTTACTTATGCTTACGGATTTTtccaattattttcttttcatctaCCATTGATGCTAATCTTAGCTAATAGAGTGGATAAACG gttacaaaatattaaaccaAATGAGAAACCATTATCTAAGATTTGTTTTGTCCTACAATATTTaccaataatattattaatcatGATGCAAACGTGTATGGCTTATTTCTTCTGGCTAGCATATGGGACATTGGCTACCATATTATGTCCTTTACGCACTTGGAGTATATTTTTAGCAATCATGTTGTGGCATCAAGTAGATACAATGCCATATTCATGTCTAAG GTCTGCTGCAAAAGTATGGTCTCCCCTTG ggAGGCGCCTTGACGAAATGTATAGAGTTGCACATAGTAGGAAGCCCTCCTCATTTTTTCCAACGcctacgtatatat
- the LOC117163175 gene encoding transmembrane protein 62 isoform X5 produces the protein MKITKSTVILLVFVLMLSIFVANVADLINVDNHILDDTLHNKDVKKGWSEPKFYDIGESFDQLMWFLQISDIHISIFQDPFRITELKEFCNVTVSSIKPTVVLASGDLTDAKAKDKMGSKQILEEWKYYKRVLDDTEVTRKTLWLDVRGNHDNFNVLSLESKNNYYSNYSIQGQKHPRSYMYTINVGSKYYTFIAIDACLKPGPRRPFNFVGMLDEHEIKSIYNLVDKSKDNNADFIIWFGHYPTSCILSQTNTSIRNIIGKHKESMVYLCGHYHTLGGAVPNMYTLQRGGFLELELADWKDNRMYRLGAIDHGQFSFIDVKHKEWPVVLITNPKHALYTMPRKENIISVIKSTHIRILAFSIALIKIVEVQLDDEPWSECEHVKGPLYVLRWNTTDYRKGIHTIRVRVSDMDEREATVVQPFALDGSRLSFRVLPRLILMSNVSNIFQFLFGTVLVLLVIPLCVLRFLHILCERKQMHRPRFRIQFFYSWVRKLWILSTVDRLFFPLVLYTLYLTVGPWAVGEVIENQTGVIFAWGTFIGKSFLPGAFTYAYGFFQLFSFHLPLMLILANRVDKRLQNIKPNEKPLSKICFVLQYLPIILLIMMQTCMAYFFWLAYGTLATILCPLRTWSIFLAIMLWHQVDTMPYSCLRSAAKVWSPLGRRLDEMYRVAHSRKPSSFFPTPTYI, from the exons ATGAAAATAACGAAATCCACCGTAATCCTCCTAGTCTTTGTACTAATGTTATCGATATTTGTAGCAAATGTTGCTGATCTGATCAATGTTGATAATCATATACTAGATGATACTTTGCATAACAAGGATGTGAAAAAAGGATGGTCAGAGCCAAAATTTTATGATATTGGAGAATCTTTTGACCAGCTAATGTGGTTTTTACAG ATATCAGATATACATATAAGCATATTTCAAGATCCATTTAGAATAACAGAGCTAAAGGAATTTTGTAATGTTACTGTGAGCAGTATTAAACCTACTGTTGTTCTTGCTTCAG GTGATCTCACAGATGCAAAAGCCAAGGATAAAATGGGATCAAAGCAAATATTGGAAGAATGGAAATATTATAAGCGTGTTTTAGATGATACTGAAGTTACCAGAAAGACTTTGTGGTTAGATGTGAGAGGCAATCATG aTAATTTCAATGTATTAAGTCTTGAatcaaaaaataattattattcaaactATTCCATTCAAGGACAGAAGCACCCAAGATCTTATATGTATACCATAAATGTTGGTtcaaaatattatacatttattgcAATAGATGCTTGCTTAAAACCTGGCCCGAGAAGACCATTCAATTTTGTTGGCATGTTAGATGAGCatgaaattaaaagtatatacaATTTAGTAGATAAGTCCAAGGATAATAATGCAGATTTTATAATATGGTTTGGTCATTATCCCACATCCTGCATACTATCACAAACTAATACCAGCATTAGAAATATCATAG GCAAACATAAAGAAAGTATGGTATATCTTTGTGGACATTATCATACGCTTGGCGGAGCAGTGCCTAATATGTACACTCTACAACGAGGAGGATTCCTTGAATTAGAGTTAGCAGATTGGAAAGATAACAGAAT GTATCGTTTAGGAGCAATTGACCATGGTCAATTTTCGTTCATTGATGTAAAACACAAAGAATGGCCTGTAGTACTAATAACTAATCCTAAACATGCTTTGTATACAATGCCCAGGAAAGAGAATATAATATCTGTTATTAAATCTACACATATTag GATATTGGCATTCTCGATAGCGTTAATAAAGATTGTCGAGGTTCAGTTAGATGATGAACCTTGGTCTGAATGTGAACATGTTAAAGGACCACTCTATGTTTTGAGATGGAACACCACAGATTATAGAAAGGGAATACATACTATTCGA GTAAGGGTTTCCGACATGGATGAAAGAGAAGCAACAGTAGTTCAACCATTTGCTCTTGATGGATCACGTTTATCATTTCGTGTTTTACCTAGACTTATACTTATGTCTAACGTTAGTAATATT TTCCAATTCCTCTTTGGAACAGTATTAGTTTTATTAGTAATCCCATTGTGTGTACTTCGTTTCCTTCATATATTGTGTGAGA GGAAACAGATGCATCGACCAAGAttcagaatacaatttttttattcatgGGTTAGAAAATTATGGATATTATCTACagttgatcgtctgttttttccATTAGTATTGTATACATTATATTTAACAGTTG GTCCATGGGCTGTTGGTGAAGTAATAGAAAATCAGACGGGTGTAATTTTTGCATGGGGAACATTTATTGGAAAATCTTTCTTACCCGGTGCTTTTACTTATGCTTACGGATTTTtccaattattttcttttcatctaCCATTGATGCTAATCTTAGCTAATAGAGTGGATAAACG gttacaaaatattaaaccaAATGAGAAACCATTATCTAAGATTTGTTTTGTCCTACAATATTTaccaataatattattaatcatGATGCAAACGTGTATGGCTTATTTCTTCTGGCTAGCATATGGGACATTGGCTACCATATTATGTCCTTTACGCACTTGGAGTATATTTTTAGCAATCATGTTGTGGCATCAAGTAGATACAATGCCATATTCATGTCTAAG GTCTGCTGCAAAAGTATGGTCTCCCCTTG ggAGGCGCCTTGACGAAATGTATAGAGTTGCACATAGTAGGAAGCCCTCCTCATTTTTTCCAACGcctacgtatatat AA
- the LOC117163175 gene encoding transmembrane protein 62 isoform X2 → MKITKSTVILLVFVLMLSIFVANVADLINVDNHILDDTLHNKDVKKGWSEPKFYDIGESFDQLMWFLQISDIHISIFQDPFRITELKEFCNVTVSSIKPTVVLASGDLTDAKAKDKMGSKQILEEWKYYKRVLDDTEVTRKTLWLDVRGNHDNFNVLSLESKNNYYSNYSIQGQKHPRSYMYTINVGSKYYTFIAIDACLKPGPRRPFNFVGMLDEHEIKSIYNLVDKSKDNNADFIIWFGHYPTSCILSQTNTSIRNIIGKHKESMVYLCGHYHTLGGAVPNMYTLQRGGFLELELADWKDNRMYRLGAIDHGQFSFIDVKHKEWPVVLITNPKHALYTMPRKENIISVIKSTHIRILAFSIALIKIVEVQLDDEPWSECEHVKGPLYVLRWNTTDYRKGIHTIRVRVSDMDEREATVVQPFALDGSRLSFRVLPRLILMSNVSNIFQFLFGTVLVLLVIPLCVLRFLHILCERKQMHRPRFRIQFFYSWVRKLWILSTVDRLFFPLVLYTLYLTVGPWAVGEVIENQTGVIFAWGTFIGKSFLPGAFTYAYGFFQLFSFHLPLMLILANRVDKRLQNIKPNEKPLSKICFVLQYLPIILLIMMQTCMAYFFWLAYGTLATILCPLRTWSIFLAIMLWHQVDTMPYSCLRSAAKVWSPLGRRLDEMYRVAHSRKPSSFFPTPTYIYGSGKKRMKQCVDN, encoded by the exons ATGAAAATAACGAAATCCACCGTAATCCTCCTAGTCTTTGTACTAATGTTATCGATATTTGTAGCAAATGTTGCTGATCTGATCAATGTTGATAATCATATACTAGATGATACTTTGCATAACAAGGATGTGAAAAAAGGATGGTCAGAGCCAAAATTTTATGATATTGGAGAATCTTTTGACCAGCTAATGTGGTTTTTACAG ATATCAGATATACATATAAGCATATTTCAAGATCCATTTAGAATAACAGAGCTAAAGGAATTTTGTAATGTTACTGTGAGCAGTATTAAACCTACTGTTGTTCTTGCTTCAG GTGATCTCACAGATGCAAAAGCCAAGGATAAAATGGGATCAAAGCAAATATTGGAAGAATGGAAATATTATAAGCGTGTTTTAGATGATACTGAAGTTACCAGAAAGACTTTGTGGTTAGATGTGAGAGGCAATCATG aTAATTTCAATGTATTAAGTCTTGAatcaaaaaataattattattcaaactATTCCATTCAAGGACAGAAGCACCCAAGATCTTATATGTATACCATAAATGTTGGTtcaaaatattatacatttattgcAATAGATGCTTGCTTAAAACCTGGCCCGAGAAGACCATTCAATTTTGTTGGCATGTTAGATGAGCatgaaattaaaagtatatacaATTTAGTAGATAAGTCCAAGGATAATAATGCAGATTTTATAATATGGTTTGGTCATTATCCCACATCCTGCATACTATCACAAACTAATACCAGCATTAGAAATATCATAG GCAAACATAAAGAAAGTATGGTATATCTTTGTGGACATTATCATACGCTTGGCGGAGCAGTGCCTAATATGTACACTCTACAACGAGGAGGATTCCTTGAATTAGAGTTAGCAGATTGGAAAGATAACAGAAT GTATCGTTTAGGAGCAATTGACCATGGTCAATTTTCGTTCATTGATGTAAAACACAAAGAATGGCCTGTAGTACTAATAACTAATCCTAAACATGCTTTGTATACAATGCCCAGGAAAGAGAATATAATATCTGTTATTAAATCTACACATATTag GATATTGGCATTCTCGATAGCGTTAATAAAGATTGTCGAGGTTCAGTTAGATGATGAACCTTGGTCTGAATGTGAACATGTTAAAGGACCACTCTATGTTTTGAGATGGAACACCACAGATTATAGAAAGGGAATACATACTATTCGA GTAAGGGTTTCCGACATGGATGAAAGAGAAGCAACAGTAGTTCAACCATTTGCTCTTGATGGATCACGTTTATCATTTCGTGTTTTACCTAGACTTATACTTATGTCTAACGTTAGTAATATT TTCCAATTCCTCTTTGGAACAGTATTAGTTTTATTAGTAATCCCATTGTGTGTACTTCGTTTCCTTCATATATTGTGTGAGA GGAAACAGATGCATCGACCAAGAttcagaatacaatttttttattcatgGGTTAGAAAATTATGGATATTATCTACagttgatcgtctgttttttccATTAGTATTGTATACATTATATTTAACAGTTG GTCCATGGGCTGTTGGTGAAGTAATAGAAAATCAGACGGGTGTAATTTTTGCATGGGGAACATTTATTGGAAAATCTTTCTTACCCGGTGCTTTTACTTATGCTTACGGATTTTtccaattattttcttttcatctaCCATTGATGCTAATCTTAGCTAATAGAGTGGATAAACG gttacaaaatattaaaccaAATGAGAAACCATTATCTAAGATTTGTTTTGTCCTACAATATTTaccaataatattattaatcatGATGCAAACGTGTATGGCTTATTTCTTCTGGCTAGCATATGGGACATTGGCTACCATATTATGTCCTTTACGCACTTGGAGTATATTTTTAGCAATCATGTTGTGGCATCAAGTAGATACAATGCCATATTCATGTCTAAG GTCTGCTGCAAAAGTATGGTCTCCCCTTG ggAGGCGCCTTGACGAAATGTATAGAGTTGCACATAGTAGGAAGCCCTCCTCATTTTTTCCAACGcctacgtatatat ATGGTTCAGGCAAAAAGAGAATGAAACAATGTGTGGATAATTGA